The Methanobrevibacter millerae genome includes the window TCCTGAAGCGAAAGATGCATTTAAAGAAATAAAAAAGGAGATAATGTAGATTATCTCATGTAGAGTATATATTTTCCGAACCTTGGTATTCTATAGATTATTGCGGCAGCGCTGAAGCTGAATATTATCAGTAGAATCCAAAGGATTATTGCCTTTACGGGCTCTGTAACTGGAAGCATCACTACTAATGGAAGCAATGGAAGTCTAAACAAATTATGTATTAAGAATACAGCAAAGGAATATTTTGAAAATACTTTTATTCCGCTGTAGAATCTTACGCTTTTCATCCTGGAGCATAATTCGAATAGTGCAAATGATCCAAGTAATATGAATGGGAATTCATACCACAGGAAGAAATTATAATCTTTGGTGAATGCATAATACTGGAATCCTAGGCAAATTAAAAATGAGACTATTGTCAATATCCATAATTTGGCTTTTGATATGTCTTTAAACATTCCTTTTTTAACCAGATATCCAAGAATTATGTATATACCATAAACTCCTCCACTAAAACCTAAGGAATACTGAATAGTTACATTTTTAATTCCTTGCATATCAAATATGGTTGTTACAAATGGCATTGCAAATGCCAATAGTGAAAATACAACCATTGCTTGGAATATTGTTTTTTTGTCAAAATGCTTTAGAGCACTTGCTACAAATGGCATTGAAAGATACATTCCAATAATCATTGGCATATACCACATGTGGCTAAAAAATAGATTTCCGGCCTCTACTGTATTAACTGCAGAGGACCCAACCGTTACAAATTGTAGTGTAATTGCATATATTGCAGCCCAAATTAGGGTAACAATAATTAAAGTCTTACAATTTTTACTCCAGAATTTCTTGGTTTTCATATCATCATAGCTTCTGTCGAGTAGCAAATAACCAGTAATCATTAAAAAGAATGGAACACCTATACGGCCAATGAATAATGATCCGAATTGAAATATTCTTGATGCTAATGTATGGTTTAGTATTGCATCTGATGAAATGATGTAAATCCCATCTGTTGCATGAATATATAAAACAGTCAATATTGCTATTGCTCTTACAAGGTCAATCCATTCTATTCTATTTTTACTCATTTGATAGTTTCTCCAAAAAATTAATATATAAATATTTCAATTTAAATAGTTATATAGTTAACATGTTTATTTTTTATATATAAAAAATCTGTTTTTAATAGATTATTTTTTTTATTTATAATTTTTCACTGTTAATTGGGTAAAAATATCTAAAACTTTAAATACTATTAATTTAATATAATTTATTAATAGTTATGATTATAGTAATCTCTTATTTTATTCATAACGATTATTTAATTTGATTTCATTATTATAAGGAGGAGTTATTAATGGCAAGATTTGAAGAAGCAGAAAACAGAATGTTCAATATTAAAATCTGCTTAAAATGTAACGCTCGTAACCCTGCTGGTGCAACTACTTGTAGAAAATGTGGTTACAAAGGTTTAAGATACAAAGCTAAAGAACCAAGAGGATAGATGTATTCTCTTTTTTCTTACTATTTTTTTTATTTATTTTTACGATAGATTATATTTTAGTTACTTATTTTTTCTCACGCTATCATTGTCCTCTCAATATTTTCAATAGTCATCATTTCTTAATCATAATCAGAGTGCTGATGTAAATCATTAATTTAATATATAATTTTAAATAAAGTATTTTTATGAAAGATGTAGAAGCATACATTAAAAATATTTTAAAAACTAGAAAAATTCATTTCACGTTAATTGACCCTGATGAACAGACTCCTGAAGAGGCTTTAAACATTGCAACTGAAGCTATTGAAGGTGGAACTGACGGAATTATGATTGGAGGATCTACTGTTGACAATAAGGATGTTGACGATACCTGTAAAATTTTATCCGAAAACATTGCAGTGCCTATAATCATTTTCCCAGGAAACACAAGCAGCGTAAGCAAATATGCTGATGCAATATTTTTCATGAGCTATCTCAATTCCAATAATCCTTATTGGATTATCGGTGCACAGGCTCTTGCCTCACCTGCAGTCAAACAGTCAGGAATAGAAATATTGCCTATGGGATATATGGTAGCGGAACCTGGCGGAACTGTCGGATGGGTTGGTGATGCCAAACTTGTTCCTAGAAACAAGCCTAAGATACCTGCAGTCTATGCGATGGCCTCTGAATTTTTAGGCATGAGATTCTTCTATATTGAAGCGGGATCTGGTGCGGATAAACCTATTCCTCCTGAAATGGTTGCATACATAAAAAAAGCTACTGATGATATGATTGTAGTTGTCGGCGGAGGTATCCGTGACGGCAAGGCAGCTTATACTGCAGCTAAGGCAGGCGGGGACATTATAGTTACCGGCACTGTTGTTGAAGAAACCAGTGACGTCAAAGCTAAAATTGAAGAACTTACCGGAGCTATCAAAAAGGCTTCAATGGAGTAGTTGTCAGCTGCTCTACCACTAATTTTTTTTATATATATTAACATAGTATGTATTATGTTAAAATCTCTATATATTAAAGCTCTAAATAATAGAAGATACATTCAACCAGAACCAGAAAAAAGCACGGATTTTTCTCTTGAAGGTAAATGGTTTGATAAGCCCTTTGCAAAAAGTAAAAGCGACTTTTCCATTGCTGCGGGGGATGGAAGTTTTAATATCAAAAAGTTTTTGATGTTTAACTATTGTCCGGTATCTGCTGAGGCTCTTGTTTATGACGGCAATTTGAAAAACATAGAGCAGTCAGAAATTTTTGAGATAGACCATGTTCCTTTTCTCAGGGAATTGGTTCCGAATTATATGGCAATCTTTGAACTCAAGTGCTGCCTCAAGGCAATCCGCGAATATGATGTTGACTATTACCTCTTTGACGGATCCATTTTGGGGGATTTGCAGAACCATTATCCGAAAGGTGCAAAGCAGCCTTCAGACCTTAAGGAACGTTTGACTCCAGGAGTACTGAAACTCTTTGAAGAAAATATCACTGACCTCTCCAGTCTTGATTTGTCATTTCCGGATATCAAAAGGAAAGTTTTTGTTCATGTGTCAGGTGAGGGCGAAGATAATTTTGATAGCAGTGAACTTGAAGATGTTTACAGCCTTTATCTCTCTTCAATAGAGCAGCTTCTGGTGTTGAGGGAAGTTTTAAAGAAGAATAAAAAAATCATTTCAATTTCCAAAACATCATCAAATAACGATTTGTTTCACAGCACCGCTCCGGATATTGCCATTCTGGACCAGTTCACAGAAAAGCAGGGAATTTCAAAACTGATTCACAAAAAGGTCCAGTCAAGCACTGCAGTTCCATTTCCGGTCTACAACGATTTTTTCAATGGAATGTGGTTCACAATATTTTATGTAAGGCTCAAGGAAAACAAGAATGTCCTGAAGGTTGAACTTCCATATTATGTCGAAGATGAGGATGAAATCAGACAAATAGTTGAAATAATCAAAAGAGATGCGGCTGAAGGCTATCCGTATTTGCTTAATAAGGCACATAATGATGTTGTAATTACAAACAAGCATGTTGATGAACTTTTAAAAATCAGTAGAATTTATGAAACAACAAACAGAGAACAATTGAAGAAGTGATAAAAATGACTGTAGGTTATTGTGTTGGTGAAATATCTCTATCCGAATTAACTTTTATTTCAGATAAGATGCCTCAGGTAGGCGAATATGTAACTGTAGAATATGACGGCAAGAAAGTTCTTGGAATGGTGGAAAACCTGGTGAGGGGAAACGATGCCTTAAACATTGATTTGCATGATGTCGAAGCAATCCAAACCATTGCACGCATTGGCGGAAAGGACTACTACATCAAGGGTAAGGTAAAGCTTCTGGGAGATGTAAATGATAATTTGAGGTTGCCGAGAACACCTGCGCTTCCGGGAACTCCAATCAAATTGGCTGACAAGGAAGTCCTAAACAAGGTCTTTAATGTTAAAAATCCAATCAGGTTAGGAACACTTGTTAACCAGAGGGATATTGAAGTCAATGTTGAGGCAAATCCTATTTTGAATAGGCATTTGGCTGTTTTGGCTATGACCGGTGCAGGTAAATCAAATACCGTTGCCGTTTTGATGGATCAGCTGCTCAGCTATAATGTTCCAATATTTGTATTTGATATGCACTGCGAATATAGGGATGCAGAATTTCCCAACGGAAAAGTCAATGTTATCAGGCCGAAAATCAATCCGACATACATGACATTTCCTGAAATCAAAAGACTGGTCAATATTCCAAATAATGCATATATCCAGGAAAGACACTTCAGACAGGCATTCAACCAGGCTAAAAAAGAGATTAAAGAGGGAACAGAACATACATATAAATTGTTGGATGCAATGTATGATATATTATATGCCAAATCTCAGGAGGAAGGTTCAGACAAGCAGATTGTTGATGTGATGAATAAGATTGAAGATTCCAAGGACAAGTACGGCAATCTCTTTGATAACAACATGAGCAATATTTTATCAAGTATTAAGGTAGGTCGTGTCAATGTTCTGGACTTAAGCCAGACTGGTGAATCAGTATCCGAAGTTCTTGTAAGCCATATCATGAGAAATGCTCTTCAGAGAAGAAAAAATGCAGTTCATGGCAGTTCTGATGATACACTGGATCATCCGGTATTTTTCATTATTGAGGAAGCCCACATTTTGGCTCCGAACAAACGTGATTCACAGTCCAAATACTGGATTCAAAGGGTTGCAAGGGAAGGCCGTAAGTTCGGTCTGGGATTATGTCTTGTAAGCCAGTCTCCAAAGACAGTCGACCATGACGCACTCTCTCAGATGAACAATATGATAATATTAAGGCTTGTCGAACCTGAAGACCAGAGGCATGTTCAGTCAGCTTCAGAATCCCTTTCAAAGGACCTTATCAATCAGCTGCCTTCACTGAATGTTGGGGAAGCTATTGTATTGGGACTGATGAGCAAGGTGCCGACTCTGGTTAAAATCGATGAGTTCATGGGTCGCCGTACCGGTGGAGATTTGGACATTGTCGGTGATTTGGCCAATTATAATCAGACCCAGGAAGATGAAATTAGACATCAGGAACAGGAAAGCCTTGATTTAGGTTATGATTATTAGTTAAGGTCAATATTGCTTTTAATGTAACATAAGTCTTAAATAATTGATAAATTAAATCATTACATATTAAATACTTTACAAGTGTTTAAATTGGTTATATACAAAAATTAAAAAAGGTAATATAATGAAATTTGCACATTTAGCAGACACTCATTTAGGTTATCGCCAGTTCGGTTTATATGAACGTGAAAAAGACTTTTATGAAGTGTTTGAAAAGATAATTGATAGGATAATAGAGGAAAAAGTTGATTTTGTAATACACAGCGGGGATTTGTTTGACAATTCAAGACCATCTCCAATGGCTCTTTTGACATTTCAAAAGGGTTTGATAAAGCTTAAAAATGCAAACATTCCAGTTTATGCTATTGCAGGAAACCATGACAGTGTATTGCGAAAGAATTCTATTCCTCCACAGGTGCTGTTTAAAAAATTCGGTTTGAAAGTCATAAGTCCAATCAATACTAACTACATGTATAAGGATGTTTTTATTGCAGGTCTTCCGTTTTATCCATCATCACAGGACAAGAACCTTAAGCACAAGCTTTCAGAATTGTCAAAAAAGGCTGCAAATCATGAAAAGTCCATTCTCGTATTGCACCAGGGCATAGACAAATACTTTAACCTGCAGTATGAACTGGAAATAGGTGACATTCCGGACAATTTCACATATTATGCGATGGGACACCTTCACAATTATATCAACGATGACTTTGGAAATGGTAAACTCGTATATCCAGGATCCAGTGAGGTCTGGAAAACAACAGAGCTTGGAGATTATAGAAAAAACGGCAAGGGTTTTGTCATTGTAGATATGGACGGTACAAAACCATCCGTGGAAAGGATAAAAATTGACCTTCCCCGTGAGTTCATTGAAAAGACACTTGACTATGATAACCTTGGAAGCGGCGTTGATGCCATAAAACAGACAATAAAGAGTTTCGACAAAAAGCCTGTTTTAAACCTGACGGTCAATAATGTCACTTCAACAAGCACTGCATATGAAATAATTAATAATGAGCTTGAAGATTTGGCTTTAATGATCAGGCCTAAATTCATCACACCCGGTGAGGAAAACATTGATTTAATCATTGATAAGGAAAATGCCTTAGGTCCTATTGAGGTTTTATCCTCAAGACTGGAAAGCTATGATGATGAGGATGTAACCAAATTTGCAACAGAGCTGTATAATCTGCTTTCAAAAGACAAGAATGAAGAAGCCATGGAGTTGGTGGATGAGTTTTATCGTGAAAAGTATCCCATTGAAGAGGTAGAGGAGGATTAATAATGATTTTTAAACGCTTAAGATTAAAGAATTTCAAATCCTATGCAAGTGAAATTATTAATTTTGATAAGGGAATCACAGTTATAGTCGGTGAAAATGGTGCCGGTAAATCCTCAATTTTTGAAGCAATCAGCTTTGCTTTATTTAAACAGCACACCGCAGGAAAGATAGGTGATTTGGTTAGAAACAATACTGAAAATATGAGCGTTGAGCTTGATTTCGTATCAAGAGGAAAGGAATACAGGATAATCCGTGACAAGACCAAATCCAAAACAGTATCCAGACTTCTCACCAAGACTTCAAGCGACAGTGAATTCATGTCATTATGTTCCGGAGAGCGAGAAGTGTCAGACAACATTCAGGCAATACTGGAAATGGATGCAAATCTCTTTTTGAATGCAATTTATGTGAGGCAGGGTGAAATTGCAGAACTTGTTGACAAGACTCCTGCAGAAAAGAAACTGTTGATTGGAAGATTGCTTGGTCTTGATTCATTGGAAACTGCCTGGAATAATATGATTCCATTAATCAGAGAATATGAAAACAAGCTTTCAGAAATAAAAGGTAAGTTATATTCCAAGGATGCATTGAAAGAGGAATATGAAACCAAATCCAAGGAATTAAATGCATTGAAATCAAGAGGTCACGAATTGGAATCACAAATTGAAGAGGTTAAAAACCTTATAAGTGAAATTTCCGAAAGCAAACGTGATATGGAACGTGAAAAGGAAATCTATGAAACTCAAATGAATAATCTCTCCAATGAAAAGCAGACACTTGAAAGACTTGAAAAGGATAAGCATCAGCTTCAGGAAAATCTTGATAGAATACGCGAATCAGAAGCGGAAATCGAACGCCTGGAGAAATATGTATCCAAACTTGATGTTTACCTTGACTTTGAAAAATCTGTTGTCAGCATCCAGTCATTAAAAGAGTCAGAAATCGAAATTGAAGATAAAATAGATTCCATAAAAGAACAGAAACATTTGATTCATGCCAAAAAAGAAGGATATAACAATTATCTAAAATCAGATGAACTAATTACTAAATTGACTAATCAAAAAATCGATTTGGAGAAGGAATTGGCTACTATCACTCAACTTGAAAAGGACAAAAAAAAGCTTTTGCATAGCATAGAATCTGACAGGAATGATATTGAGGAATTTTTCTCTCTTTCAAAAGAAAAACTCTTGGACTATGGTGTTTCACAGGATGAGCTTGCCGAAGTTGATGATTTAAAGAAATTAAGCGACTCTACAAATAAATTACTTGAAGACATTTCAACCAAAATCGAAGATCTGACTAATGACATCAATTCCAAAAAGGAAAATATCGTTGTATTCAAGCAGGCTATTGCCTCTGCTGAAAAGCCATTGGAAGAATTGGCCGATGTTGAAAACAAATGTCCTGTTTGTCAGTCAGACATTGATGATGCTAAAAAAGAGGAACTGATTTCCCAGTATAAAAGTGACATTGAGGAAAATACCAAATCCATTTCTGAAACTGAAGAGACAATCAGGCTTTTTGACAAAAACAAGGACAGCTTCAAGGAAAAAGAATCCAAAGTTAAAAAATTGTCCGAAGATATTTTGGAATACAAATACAAGTTTTCCAACCTTCAAAAGGACTTGCAGCGTTTATGCGAGATTGATGAAGGTTTGGATGCAAAGGAATACATCGGAAACAAGCTAGGTGAATTGATTTTGGAAATTGCAAGAGAAAAGGAAAATCGCGAAAGCTTCAAGCAAGACCATGAGGATTATAACAAATCAAAAGGTGCTTTGGATGTTTTAGGCAGCCAGACTGAAGCCGAATACAAACTAAAGCAAATTAAAAATGAGATTGATGTCCATGTTAAAAACATCAAATTGGCTATTGAAAACGACCCTCATTTAAGTGGGGATATGGATAATCTTGAGCTCAAGCAGCGTATTGACGATTTGAAGGAAAAGAACGAGCAGTACAATCAGCTCAAGGGATTTGTCAAAAACAAGAATACTGTCGTTTCCCAATTCGAATCCGTCAAGGAAGACATAGGTGTTTCAAACAATCAGCTTGAAATCATCCAGAATAAGATAAATGCATCAACTTATGATAAGGAAAAATACGAACAGATTACTTATCGTGATGAGATGTATTCCAGAAGACATGAATCATTTACCAATGAGCTGTCAGAAATCAAGGGAAGGGCAAGAGAGCTTATCAATGTTCACAAGTCCCTGGCTGAAAAGATCAAGAACAATGACAGATTCCAACAGGAATATGATAACATTTCACAATATCTTGTTTTGCTAAAGGATATTCGTGAATTATATGGTAAAAACGGAATCCAAAAAGAATTGAGGAATAATTCAAGACCTATCATCCAGAAAAACACTAAAAAATTCTTTGATGATTTTAACTTCAACTATTCTGATTTGCTCTTGGATGAGGATTATAATGTTGTTGTAAGGGGTCCTGAAGGTGAATCCAGCATGTCAATGGTCAGTGGTGGTGAAAAAATAGCTATTGCATTGGCTTTAAGATTAGGTATCACTAAGTCAATGGCTAAAGGTGATTTGGAAACTATCCTCCTGGATGAACCTACAATTCATTTGGATGATGCCAGAAGACAGGAATTAATCAATCTGTTAAAAGAGATGTCACTGCTTCCTCAAATGATTATAGTAACTCACGAAAATCAGTTGGAAAGTGCTGCGGATAATCTCATTAAGGTAGAAAAAGAAAATGGAATTTCAAAAATAGTAAATTAATTTTACTATTTATTCCATCATTTCATCTGAATTTTTTATGGAATCGACTATGCAGTTTGCATTCCATCCGACAATTGTTGCAGCTTTTTGTTCTAGTTCTTCGGGAACTTCTTCAAGTCCGTATGGTCTTACAAGGACTATTGGAATATTGTATTCCTGGGCTGCATCAACCAGTTCGTCTATTTTTTCCTTGTTGTCTTTGTATAATCCTGCAAGTATGATTACTCCATCCACTTTTTTAAAGAACTCTTCGCCTGCAGTTGAATATGATGGAGATATTGATTCTTTCCATAGGAAATCTGTTTTTGAGAATAATTTTTCAGTGAATTGACCGTATTCCTTGTTTTTATCAATCCCATTGCTTATAATCAAATTATAAATTTTATCGT containing:
- a CDS encoding acyltransferase → MSKNRIEWIDLVRAIAILTVLYIHATDGIYIISSDAILNHTLASRIFQFGSLFIGRIGVPFFLMITGYLLLDRSYDDMKTKKFWSKNCKTLIIVTLIWAAIYAITLQFVTVGSSAVNTVEAGNLFFSHMWYMPMIIGMYLSMPFVASALKHFDKKTIFQAMVVFSLLAFAMPFVTTIFDMQGIKNVTIQYSLGFSGGVYGIYIILGYLVKKGMFKDISKAKLWILTIVSFLICLGFQYYAFTKDYNFFLWYEFPFILLGSFALFELCSRMKSVRFYSGIKVFSKYSFAVFLIHNLFRLPLLPLVVMLPVTEPVKAIILWILLIIFSFSAAAIIYRIPRFGKYILYMR
- a CDS encoding DNA double-strand break repair nuclease NurA, with translation MLKSLYIKALNNRRYIQPEPEKSTDFSLEGKWFDKPFAKSKSDFSIAAGDGSFNIKKFLMFNYCPVSAEALVYDGNLKNIEQSEIFEIDHVPFLRELVPNYMAIFELKCCLKAIREYDVDYYLFDGSILGDLQNHYPKGAKQPSDLKERLTPGVLKLFEENITDLSSLDLSFPDIKRKVFVHVSGEGEDNFDSSELEDVYSLYLSSIEQLLVLREVLKKNKKIISISKTSSNNDLFHSTAPDIAILDQFTEKQGISKLIHKKVQSSTAVPFPVYNDFFNGMWFTIFYVRLKENKNVLKVELPYYVEDEDEIRQIVEIIKRDAAEGYPYLLNKAHNDVVITNKHVDELLKISRIYETTNREQLKK
- a CDS encoding geranylgeranylglyceryl/heptaprenylglyceryl phosphate synthase: MKDVEAYIKNILKTRKIHFTLIDPDEQTPEEALNIATEAIEGGTDGIMIGGSTVDNKDVDDTCKILSENIAVPIIIFPGNTSSVSKYADAIFFMSYLNSNNPYWIIGAQALASPAVKQSGIEILPMGYMVAEPGGTVGWVGDAKLVPRNKPKIPAVYAMASEFLGMRFFYIEAGSGADKPIPPEMVAYIKKATDDMIVVVGGGIRDGKAAYTAAKAGGDIIVTGTVVEETSDVKAKIEELTGAIKKASME
- a CDS encoding AAA family ATPase, which encodes MIFKRLRLKNFKSYASEIINFDKGITVIVGENGAGKSSIFEAISFALFKQHTAGKIGDLVRNNTENMSVELDFVSRGKEYRIIRDKTKSKTVSRLLTKTSSDSEFMSLCSGEREVSDNIQAILEMDANLFLNAIYVRQGEIAELVDKTPAEKKLLIGRLLGLDSLETAWNNMIPLIREYENKLSEIKGKLYSKDALKEEYETKSKELNALKSRGHELESQIEEVKNLISEISESKRDMEREKEIYETQMNNLSNEKQTLERLEKDKHQLQENLDRIRESEAEIERLEKYVSKLDVYLDFEKSVVSIQSLKESEIEIEDKIDSIKEQKHLIHAKKEGYNNYLKSDELITKLTNQKIDLEKELATITQLEKDKKKLLHSIESDRNDIEEFFSLSKEKLLDYGVSQDELAEVDDLKKLSDSTNKLLEDISTKIEDLTNDINSKKENIVVFKQAIASAEKPLEELADVENKCPVCQSDIDDAKKEELISQYKSDIEENTKSISETEETIRLFDKNKDSFKEKESKVKKLSEDILEYKYKFSNLQKDLQRLCEIDEGLDAKEYIGNKLGELILEIAREKENRESFKQDHEDYNKSKGALDVLGSQTEAEYKLKQIKNEIDVHVKNIKLAIENDPHLSGDMDNLELKQRIDDLKEKNEQYNQLKGFVKNKNTVVSQFESVKEDIGVSNNQLEIIQNKINASTYDKEKYEQITYRDEMYSRRHESFTNELSEIKGRARELINVHKSLAEKIKNNDRFQQEYDNISQYLVLLKDIRELYGKNGIQKELRNNSRPIIQKNTKKFFDDFNFNYSDLLLDEDYNVVVRGPEGESSMSMVSGGEKIAIALALRLGITKSMAKGDLETILLDEPTIHLDDARRQELINLLKEMSLLPQMIIVTHENQLESAADNLIKVEKENGISKIVN
- a CDS encoding DNA repair exonuclease, which encodes MKFAHLADTHLGYRQFGLYEREKDFYEVFEKIIDRIIEEKVDFVIHSGDLFDNSRPSPMALLTFQKGLIKLKNANIPVYAIAGNHDSVLRKNSIPPQVLFKKFGLKVISPINTNYMYKDVFIAGLPFYPSSQDKNLKHKLSELSKKAANHEKSILVLHQGIDKYFNLQYELEIGDIPDNFTYYAMGHLHNYINDDFGNGKLVYPGSSEVWKTTELGDYRKNGKGFVIVDMDGTKPSVERIKIDLPREFIEKTLDYDNLGSGVDAIKQTIKSFDKKPVLNLTVNNVTSTSTAYEIINNELEDLALMIRPKFITPGEENIDLIIDKENALGPIEVLSSRLESYDDEDVTKFATELYNLLSKDKNEEAMELVDEFYREKYPIEEVEED
- a CDS encoding 50S ribosomal protein L40e codes for the protein MARFEEAENRMFNIKICLKCNARNPAGATTCRKCGYKGLRYKAKEPRG
- a CDS encoding ATP-binding protein; translation: MTVGYCVGEISLSELTFISDKMPQVGEYVTVEYDGKKVLGMVENLVRGNDALNIDLHDVEAIQTIARIGGKDYYIKGKVKLLGDVNDNLRLPRTPALPGTPIKLADKEVLNKVFNVKNPIRLGTLVNQRDIEVNVEANPILNRHLAVLAMTGAGKSNTVAVLMDQLLSYNVPIFVFDMHCEYRDAEFPNGKVNVIRPKINPTYMTFPEIKRLVNIPNNAYIQERHFRQAFNQAKKEIKEGTEHTYKLLDAMYDILYAKSQEEGSDKQIVDVMNKIEDSKDKYGNLFDNNMSNILSSIKVGRVNVLDLSQTGESVSEVLVSHIMRNALQRRKNAVHGSSDDTLDHPVFFIIEEAHILAPNKRDSQSKYWIQRVAREGRKFGLGLCLVSQSPKTVDHDALSQMNNMIILRLVEPEDQRHVQSASESLSKDLINQLPSLNVGEAIVLGLMSKVPTLVKIDEFMGRRTGGDLDIVGDLANYNQTQEDEIRHQEQESLDLGYDY